A window from Leptothermofonsia sichuanensis E412 encodes these proteins:
- a CDS encoding tetratricopeptide repeat protein codes for MGAEEGLELVDQLVFLATGRHLTNLQREIVSGAWQDQTYEAIAEASNHNDAYVRDEGAKLFRLLTRMVGESVTKTNFRSAVQRYCRSQQNGNSAGLPATNRGELVEPATNGNALEADSNFVGRESAINSLNTLVQQGNRIILIQGDGGQGKTTLARKYFDTQGFDFYLELWMATETQNITPVESVVEEWLKRDFNEEPGREFGINLERLKRKLRSENQRIGVLIDNLETALDRNGKFIEPHRRYLDLLRVLADSTVRSVTLITSREQLYESSVGLERYPLGGLDERAWREFFGNRQLNSGSPAIAEICRAYGGNAKAMKILSGAILNDFDGNIEAYWQENRDDLLFDRELRDLVSSQFNRLQQIDPEAYRLLCRLGCYRYQDIPYIPIEGIFCLLWDVPESQRKWILRSLQDRSLLEFRRAKGKYWLHPVIRAEAITRLRASQEWEVINRKAAEFWMNSVQIVETIDDALCALEAYHHYLEINDFELACDVIVEIKQNKWQEPLPLGWIFYRLRLFQQMVSAIAEISTKLSPDTRLGKLYNLLGYIYRLQGRIQDAFDCHRAAEAIADTLGAKRLKISALFDMGLCERELGEYESAIPRFNQVLSLCSETEDCHEYHIYSLGCLAYLHSCLGQEAHALAYAQQAQQQLLDVPLTSWGRAYTLLFLGSTYRNLGYLEQSVAFYQRTLELSEEHDFTQIRAKAINGIAQIYREQQEFQKASRQHTQAIELLDKIVAKCDLADAYYQLGLTYQKMGDAEQGVASFQTAIRFFSEMHAHKQIERVQQALQWQQMGGA; via the coding sequence ATGGGTGCCGAAGAAGGACTGGAACTGGTTGATCAATTAGTCTTTTTAGCCACGGGTAGGCATTTAACTAATCTGCAACGAGAGATTGTCAGCGGGGCATGGCAGGATCAGACCTATGAAGCGATCGCGGAAGCCTCCAACCATAATGATGCTTACGTCCGGGATGAAGGTGCCAAACTGTTCCGGCTGCTGACCAGGATGGTGGGGGAATCCGTCACCAAAACCAATTTCCGGTCAGCCGTGCAGCGTTACTGTCGTTCTCAGCAAAACGGTAATTCGGCGGGGTTGCCTGCTACCAACCGGGGAGAACTGGTTGAGCCAGCAACCAATGGTAATGCCCTGGAAGCGGACTCCAACTTTGTGGGGCGAGAGTCGGCGATTAACAGCCTGAATACCCTGGTGCAGCAGGGCAACCGGATTATTTTAATTCAGGGAGATGGGGGACAGGGAAAGACCACCCTGGCGCGTAAGTACTTTGACACCCAGGGGTTTGATTTTTACCTGGAACTCTGGATGGCGACGGAAACTCAAAACATTACGCCCGTTGAGAGTGTGGTAGAGGAATGGTTAAAACGCGATTTTAACGAAGAACCAGGGCGGGAGTTTGGCATTAACCTGGAGCGGTTGAAACGGAAACTGAGGAGCGAAAATCAGCGGATTGGGGTCTTGATTGACAACCTGGAAACCGCTCTGGACAGAAATGGCAAGTTTATCGAACCCCATCGACGCTACCTCGACCTGCTACGGGTGCTGGCAGATTCCACAGTACGCTCTGTGACGCTGATTACCAGTCGGGAACAACTGTATGAGTCCAGTGTGGGGCTGGAACGCTACCCCCTGGGGGGACTGGATGAACGGGCATGGAGGGAGTTTTTTGGTAATCGCCAGCTAAACTCAGGGTCGCCTGCGATCGCTGAAATTTGTCGGGCATACGGTGGCAACGCTAAAGCCATGAAAATTCTGAGCGGCGCGATTTTGAATGATTTTGATGGCAATATTGAAGCCTACTGGCAGGAAAATCGGGATGACCTGTTATTTGACCGCGAACTGAGGGATTTAGTCTCCAGCCAGTTCAATCGACTCCAGCAAATTGACCCGGAGGCTTATCGGCTGCTGTGCCGTCTGGGCTGCTATCGCTATCAGGATATTCCTTACATCCCGATTGAGGGTATTTTCTGTCTGCTCTGGGATGTCCCGGAGTCGCAGCGAAAATGGATCCTGCGATCGCTCCAGGATCGGTCCTTACTGGAATTTCGGCGGGCGAAAGGCAAGTACTGGTTGCACCCAGTAATTCGGGCAGAGGCCATTACCCGCCTGCGTGCCAGTCAGGAATGGGAAGTGATCAACCGCAAAGCCGCAGAGTTCTGGATGAACAGTGTCCAGATTGTGGAAACAATCGATGATGCGCTGTGTGCGCTGGAAGCCTACCACCACTATTTGGAAATCAACGACTTTGAGTTAGCCTGTGATGTCATTGTTGAAATCAAGCAAAATAAGTGGCAGGAACCATTGCCCCTGGGCTGGATATTCTATCGATTGCGATTGTTTCAGCAGATGGTGTCGGCAATCGCCGAAATTTCGACCAAACTCAGTCCTGATACCCGCCTTGGCAAGCTCTATAACCTGCTGGGCTATATTTACCGGTTGCAGGGACGAATTCAGGATGCTTTTGACTGCCATCGTGCTGCCGAGGCGATCGCCGATACCCTGGGTGCAAAACGCCTGAAGATCTCCGCATTGTTTGACATGGGGCTGTGCGAACGGGAACTGGGAGAGTATGAATCCGCGATTCCCCGATTCAATCAGGTGCTTTCCCTTTGCAGCGAAACTGAAGACTGTCATGAATACCATATCTACTCTCTGGGATGTTTAGCCTATTTACACTCCTGTTTGGGCCAGGAAGCCCATGCCCTTGCATATGCTCAACAGGCGCAGCAACAGTTACTGGACGTTCCATTAACTTCCTGGGGTAGAGCTTATACGCTGCTGTTTCTGGGTTCCACTTATCGCAATCTGGGTTACTTAGAACAATCCGTGGCGTTCTATCAAAGAACCCTGGAACTGTCTGAGGAACATGACTTTACTCAGATTCGGGCAAAGGCGATTAATGGCATTGCTCAAATCTATCGAGAACAGCAAGAGTTTCAAAAAGCCTCGCGCCAACATACCCAGGCGATCGAGCTACTGGATAAAATCGTTGCCAAATGTGATTTAGCCGATGCCTATTACCAGCTTGGATTGACCTATCAAAAAATGGGGGATGCCGAGCAAGGGGTGGCAAGCTTTCAGACGGCTATTCGCTTTTTCAGCGAAATGCATGCTCATAAACAGATTGAGCGCGTTCAGCAAGCCCTGCAATGGCAACAGATGGGAGGAGCCTGA